The Gillisia sp. Hel_I_86 genome has a segment encoding these proteins:
- a CDS encoding GreA/GreB family elongation factor, translated as MSRGFVKEDDQEEAPFIPARAALPNGEINYATPLGYEMLKKEKMELENNISNLDLEEGKERRHTLAILNGKLDLLNDRILSARILDPKEQPQKEIRFGALITFKFLTGTQSGVTKEFQIVGVDEANIKENKIAFVAPLAKALTGKKIGEKAEVFMAGKLQELEISGIAY; from the coding sequence ATGAGCAGAGGATTTGTAAAAGAAGATGATCAAGAAGAGGCGCCCTTTATACCTGCCAGGGCAGCTTTGCCAAATGGAGAAATAAATTATGCAACCCCGCTTGGATATGAAATGCTTAAAAAAGAAAAAATGGAATTGGAAAACAATATTTCCAACCTAGATTTAGAGGAAGGTAAAGAGCGAAGGCATACCCTTGCCATTTTAAATGGAAAACTGGATTTATTGAACGATAGAATACTTTCTGCCAGAATATTAGACCCAAAAGAGCAACCCCAAAAGGAAATTAGGTTTGGCGCCTTGATCACATTTAAATTTTTAACGGGAACTCAAAGTGGGGTTACCAAAGAATTTCAGATAGTAGGAGTGGATGAAGCCAACATCAAAGAAAACAAGATTGCATTTGTAGCTCCTTTGGCAAAGGCTTTAACCGGCAAGAAAATAGGGGAAAAAGCTGAAGTATTCATGGCCGGGAAACTTCAGGAATTGGAGATTAGTGGTATAGCGTATTAG
- a CDS encoding HD domain-containing protein, producing MALNFLKGFNKTNLVSKTYEYCIDFLNNSRCKTLPFHSVQHTEDVYQYTKTIANYEEVYGADLEPILIAALFHDTGMADTYVDHEEQSVVHATEFLKENDYPSSKIEIVQNCIMATKMPQNPKTKAEKILCDADLYHLGLESYIFRNERLRAEWELFFNKQFSDEEWFSLNVDFLDTQKYHTWFGKTVLNNRKDLNCKMLKERHEKYKI from the coding sequence ATGGCTCTAAATTTTCTTAAAGGTTTTAATAAAACGAATTTAGTTTCTAAGACATATGAGTATTGTATCGACTTTTTAAATAACAGCAGATGTAAAACGCTTCCTTTTCACAGTGTACAACATACAGAAGATGTCTACCAGTATACAAAGACTATTGCAAATTATGAAGAGGTTTATGGAGCTGACCTAGAACCCATTCTTATTGCCGCCTTATTCCACGATACCGGCATGGCAGACACCTATGTGGACCATGAAGAGCAAAGCGTTGTTCATGCCACAGAATTCTTAAAAGAAAATGACTATCCCTCCAGCAAAATAGAGATCGTTCAAAATTGCATCATGGCAACCAAGATGCCTCAAAACCCAAAAACAAAGGCTGAAAAAATTCTTTGTGATGCAGATTTATACCACTTAGGATTGGAAAGTTATATTTTTAGAAATGAACGGCTGAGAGCAGAATGGGAACTTTTTTTTAATAAACAATTTTCAGATGAAGAATGGTTTTCACTAAATGTAGACTTTTTGGATACCCAAAAATACCATACGTGGTTTGGAAAGACTGTATTAAACAATAGAAAGGACCTAAATTGTAAGATGCTTAAGGAACGTCATGAAAAATATAAGATTTAA
- a CDS encoding SLC13 family permease — protein MTIDIILVFIILGIVIILFALEVFPVDKIAFFIMVSLLLTKLITPEEAISGFANPATITVLALMIIAIGLETNGVISWLSNGLKNLRGLPIYLMIPVFMLIAGSISAFINTTAVVIVFIKIITELSAKYNIPSEKLLLPVSFAGIIGGSCTLMGTSTNLIVNAIAIEKGVERFAFFEFTKYGVLFLVITILIVSLLYKFLPNKGKVDINKDYNLDEYITKVIINKDSEVIDKKIIDTFFYNNRDVEILSLKRDGIINNRPGKYTALKEKDQLLLGCNLENLVKLKEHKGFSVIKRESKKFTLPITDAEGLEENIQVVEILMLPNSPLIGKSIKSVGNFDLQGAVPLAIKKRRNFRHTEDRVFGKKRDEIELRVGDRLLVEVSAKALSDLGKIDNITILQQYQEIEVKKKSKRIISLGILVVVVALSAFSIFPILQSALVGVFLMIFTKCLDLGKAYSQINWQVIFLLAGMIPLGIAMSNSGADMWIADHLLALFTERSSTIIIGILFLVTMILSGFVSNNATAIIITPIAITIATTMNLDPKPFILAIMFAANFSFFTPVGYQTNTLIYGMGMYKFKHFLIVGGSVSLVLWIVASLLLSGTFTV, from the coding sequence ATGACCATTGATATTATTTTGGTTTTTATAATCCTTGGCATCGTAATAATTCTATTTGCGCTGGAGGTATTCCCCGTAGATAAAATTGCATTTTTCATTATGGTTAGCCTCCTGCTAACTAAATTGATCACCCCCGAGGAAGCCATTTCTGGTTTCGCAAATCCCGCAACCATTACAGTTCTTGCTTTAATGATCATTGCCATTGGCTTGGAAACAAACGGCGTGATTAGCTGGCTTTCCAATGGGCTTAAAAATTTAAGGGGGCTTCCAATTTATCTTATGATCCCTGTTTTTATGCTTATTGCTGGAAGTATTTCTGCATTTATCAATACCACGGCCGTGGTAATCGTTTTTATTAAAATAATCACAGAACTCTCTGCAAAGTATAATATCCCCAGTGAAAAGTTGCTTTTACCAGTTTCTTTTGCAGGAATTATTGGCGGAAGTTGTACACTTATGGGTACCTCTACCAACCTTATTGTAAATGCTATTGCGATTGAAAAAGGGGTCGAGCGTTTCGCATTTTTCGAGTTTACCAAATATGGGGTTTTGTTTTTGGTCATAACAATCCTCATTGTTAGTTTGTTATATAAATTTTTGCCCAACAAAGGAAAAGTGGATATTAATAAAGATTACAACCTAGATGAATATATAACCAAGGTAATCATCAATAAAGATTCTGAAGTAATAGATAAAAAAATAATAGATACCTTTTTCTATAATAACAGGGATGTGGAAATATTGTCGTTAAAAAGAGATGGCATCATTAATAACAGGCCTGGAAAATACACTGCCCTTAAAGAGAAAGACCAATTGCTCCTGGGGTGTAACCTTGAAAATTTGGTTAAACTTAAAGAGCATAAAGGCTTCTCTGTGATTAAAAGGGAAAGTAAAAAATTCACGCTCCCCATTACAGATGCCGAAGGTTTAGAAGAGAATATTCAGGTAGTGGAAATTTTAATGTTACCCAATTCTCCTCTCATTGGAAAAAGTATAAAGTCGGTTGGGAACTTCGATCTTCAAGGAGCCGTGCCCCTAGCTATAAAAAAGAGAAGAAATTTTAGGCATACTGAAGATCGGGTTTTTGGTAAAAAAAGAGATGAGATAGAGCTTCGGGTGGGAGATAGACTTTTGGTAGAGGTTTCTGCAAAAGCCCTTTCCGATCTGGGAAAAATAGATAATATCACCATACTTCAGCAATACCAAGAAATCGAGGTTAAGAAAAAATCCAAACGAATCATTTCTCTTGGAATATTGGTGGTGGTGGTCGCCCTCTCAGCATTTTCTATATTCCCTATTTTACAAAGTGCCTTGGTTGGGGTTTTTCTAATGATCTTCACCAAATGCCTAGATCTAGGAAAAGCCTATTCCCAAATTAACTGGCAAGTGATCTTTCTTTTGGCAGGAATGATCCCTTTGGGAATAGCCATGAGCAATAGCGGAGCCGACATGTGGATTGCCGATCATTTACTAGCACTCTTTACAGAACGGTCCAGTACCATTATTATTGGAATCCTTTTCCTTGTTACCATGATCTTAAGTGGCTTCGTTTCCAACAATGCAACCGCTATTATCATTACCCCAATCGCCATTACCATTGCGACAACGATGAACCTGGATCCAAAACCCTTTATATTGGCAATTATGTTTGCAGCCAATTTTAGTTTTTTCACTCCGGTAGGCTACCAAACCAACACCTTGATCTATGGAATGGGAATGTATAAATTCAAGCATTTTTTAATAGTGGGTGGCTCGGTCTCCTTGGTGCTTTGGATTGTTGCTTCCTTGCTGCTTTCTGGAACTTTCACTGTCTAG
- a CDS encoding glycosyltransferase: MSTVLVIGYVWPEPNSSAAGRRMLQLLEYFTSSKYKVIFATTAAPSSNAADLIALGISSVKIELNNSSFDAYIQELQPEIVLFDRFMMEEQFGWRITKNSPGSIKILDTEDLHFLRNYREKEVIASSSITNSELAKREVASIYRCDLSLIISEVEIGLLKETFKVSEDLLLYLPFLLNAISDSEIEFLPRFEERQHFISIGNFKHRPNVDAVRFLKKEIWPLIREELPYEELHIYGAYPTATVNQLNNPKENFHIKGWAKDAEEVVKRSKVSLAALRFGAGLKGKLTEAMQCGTPTVTTNIGAEGMHGGFPWNGFVENDPKAFARAAIKLYTTKVLWQEAQSNGFKLINERYYKNAYYKILDEKLIYLKNGLSKHRQHNFIGGMLMHHRVKSTQHLSKYIEVKTELEALKSSSFKD, translated from the coding sequence ATGTCGACTGTATTAGTAATAGGATATGTTTGGCCAGAGCCAAATTCTTCGGCTGCGGGCAGGCGTATGCTTCAGTTGTTAGAGTATTTTACATCTTCCAAATACAAAGTGATATTTGCTACCACAGCCGCTCCTTCCAGTAATGCCGCAGATCTTATAGCACTAGGAATCTCTTCGGTAAAGATTGAATTGAACAACAGTAGTTTTGATGCTTATATCCAGGAGCTTCAACCAGAAATCGTTCTTTTTGACAGGTTTATGATGGAAGAACAATTTGGATGGCGCATAACCAAAAATTCCCCAGGTTCAATAAAAATTTTGGATACCGAAGATTTGCATTTTCTGCGAAATTACAGGGAGAAAGAAGTAATCGCATCCAGTTCAATTACAAATTCTGAATTGGCAAAACGGGAAGTTGCAAGTATCTACAGGTGCGATCTTAGTCTTATTATTTCTGAAGTAGAAATAGGCCTTTTAAAAGAAACTTTTAAAGTTTCAGAAGATCTATTGTTATATCTCCCTTTTTTATTGAACGCCATAAGCGATTCTGAAATTGAGTTTCTCCCCCGTTTCGAAGAAAGGCAACACTTTATTAGCATAGGGAATTTTAAACATCGACCTAATGTAGATGCAGTCAGGTTTTTGAAGAAGGAGATTTGGCCACTTATTAGAGAGGAACTTCCCTATGAAGAACTACATATCTATGGGGCATATCCTACCGCAACTGTTAACCAGTTAAACAACCCGAAAGAAAATTTTCATATAAAAGGCTGGGCAAAAGATGCTGAAGAAGTAGTGAAGAGATCAAAGGTCAGCCTTGCTGCATTGCGTTTTGGAGCCGGATTAAAAGGCAAACTTACCGAAGCAATGCAATGCGGTACCCCAACGGTAACTACAAATATAGGCGCCGAAGGGATGCATGGAGGGTTTCCTTGGAATGGCTTTGTAGAAAACGATCCAAAAGCATTTGCGCGAGCGGCCATTAAACTTTATACTACAAAAGTTCTTTGGCAAGAAGCCCAATCCAATGGATTTAAGCTAATAAATGAGCGATATTACAAAAATGCCTACTATAAGATCTTGGATGAAAAACTAATATACCTGAAAAATGGACTTTCTAAGCATAGGCAGCACAACTTTATAGGCGGTATGCTCATGCATCACAGGGTAAAAAGCACACAGCATTTATCTAAATATATAGAAGTGAAAACCGAATTGGAAGCTTTGAAATCTTCAAGCTTTAAAGACTAG
- a CDS encoding aspartate kinase codes for MKILKFGGTSVGTAESIYNVRNIIESIPGTKIIVLSAMSGVTNHLVTITEAIKNGKQEEAQILNSVLKVKHIELLDKLITSPDRNFKVKSGLNDLFKEFDDFLLREYSEDNTNLILTFGETLLTYIFSEYLFASQMDNTLLDGKRFMYVENIENPDTTEVANRIIPFLKSEEMEPIYITQGFVRIDKFNRVSTLKRGGSDYSATILGAALNAEEVQIWTDIDGFHNNDPRYVEDTHPLSNLTFEEAAELAYFGAKILHPQTISPVLEKNIPIYLKNTFTPELPGTKISSEINKKGLKAISAKDGITAIKIKSNRMLMAHGFLKKIFEIFDNLETAIDMITTSEIAISLTIDDTRNLGPILDQLHEYGDITVEKDHSIICIVGEGLIEDSNTYKLFEILNEIPIRMISYGGSLNNVSLLVATENKVNALKALHKTLFIKAGQELVPSL; via the coding sequence ATGAAAATTTTAAAATTTGGAGGTACCTCGGTGGGAACAGCAGAAAGTATATATAATGTTCGAAATATAATTGAGTCCATCCCAGGAACTAAAATAATAGTACTTTCGGCCATGTCTGGAGTTACAAACCATTTGGTAACTATTACCGAAGCGATCAAAAATGGGAAGCAAGAAGAAGCCCAAATATTAAATAGCGTGTTAAAAGTTAAACATATTGAGCTTCTTGATAAATTAATAACCAGTCCGGATCGTAATTTTAAAGTAAAATCTGGTTTAAATGATTTATTTAAAGAATTCGATGACTTCTTGTTGCGTGAATATTCTGAAGATAACACAAATCTAATTCTTACTTTCGGGGAAACATTGCTTACTTATATATTTTCAGAATATCTCTTTGCCAGCCAGATGGACAATACACTTCTCGATGGAAAAAGATTTATGTATGTTGAAAATATAGAAAACCCAGATACCACTGAAGTTGCCAACAGAATAATTCCATTCTTGAAAAGTGAGGAGATGGAACCAATTTATATTACCCAAGGCTTTGTGAGGATAGATAAATTTAACCGGGTTAGCACATTAAAAAGGGGTGGGAGCGACTATTCGGCAACTATTCTTGGCGCAGCTTTAAATGCTGAAGAAGTACAAATTTGGACAGATATCGATGGCTTCCATAATAACGATCCCAGATACGTGGAAGACACCCATCCCTTATCCAATCTTACATTTGAAGAAGCCGCAGAACTCGCATATTTTGGGGCAAAAATATTGCATCCACAAACGATTTCTCCGGTACTGGAAAAGAATATCCCTATCTACCTAAAAAATACGTTTACCCCAGAGTTGCCAGGTACTAAAATATCTTCGGAAATCAATAAAAAGGGACTTAAAGCAATTTCAGCAAAAGATGGAATTACGGCCATTAAAATAAAATCCAATAGAATGTTGATGGCACACGGTTTTCTAAAGAAAATTTTCGAAATTTTTGATAATCTGGAAACTGCCATAGATATGATAACCACTTCAGAAATTGCAATTTCACTAACGATAGATGATACGAGGAATTTAGGTCCCATCTTGGATCAACTTCATGAATATGGCGATATTACTGTAGAAAAGGACCACAGTATAATTTGTATTGTAGGGGAAGGACTTATTGAAGATTCCAATACGTATAAATTGTTCGAGATTCTTAATGAAATCCCGATTCGGATGATTTCCTATGGGGGCAGTTTGAACAATGTTTCGCTGTTGGTGGCTACAGAAAATAAAGTAAATGCGCTCAAGGCTTTGCATAAAACCTTATTTATCAAGGCAGGACAAGAATTAGTTCCTAGTCTTTAA
- a CDS encoding phosphatase PAP2 family protein: MKEKIIDFLRGLESILRDKFHQYNHKLPYIITIILALIIVVVGINVFIELTNTLNSNLVSKYDAAITKYVTSFRNPQLNNIMQFVTDLGDLYAYIIITTICSLFFLFKFKNWRYVAQLVFVIVISGLSNLALKEAINRARPTAEHLVSVETLSYPSGHAMSATAFYGFLIYLCYFLKINKWLKISLMFLFSLMIVGIGISRIYLGVHFPSDIAGGIIAGTIWLMFCVLIFNIIDLFRREEERKA; the protein is encoded by the coding sequence ATGAAAGAAAAAATTATTGACTTCTTACGCGGATTAGAGTCTATCTTAAGGGATAAATTCCATCAATACAATCATAAACTTCCTTATATAATCACCATAATTTTAGCATTGATAATTGTTGTGGTCGGCATCAATGTATTTATTGAATTAACCAATACCCTTAACAGCAATTTGGTATCAAAATATGATGCTGCTATCACGAAATATGTGACTTCGTTTAGAAATCCACAATTAAATAATATAATGCAGTTTGTAACCGATCTTGGGGATTTATATGCCTATATCATTATTACAACAATTTGTTCGCTCTTCTTTTTATTCAAGTTTAAAAACTGGAGGTACGTGGCGCAGTTGGTATTTGTTATAGTTATTTCCGGACTATCAAACCTCGCCCTCAAGGAAGCAATAAATAGGGCAAGGCCCACCGCAGAGCATTTAGTATCTGTAGAAACCCTTAGTTATCCAAGTGGACATGCAATGAGCGCTACGGCGTTTTACGGCTTTTTGATTTATCTATGTTATTTTCTGAAGATCAATAAATGGCTAAAAATAAGCTTGATGTTCTTGTTCTCATTGATGATCGTGGGGATTGGAATTAGCCGAATTTATTTGGGGGTTCATTTTCCATCAGATATTGCTGGGGGGATTATTGCCGGCACTATTTGGTTGATGTTTTGTGTACTGATATTCAATATTATAGACCTTTTCCGAAGAGAGGAAGAGCGTAAAGCTTAA
- a CDS encoding 3D domain-containing protein, whose protein sequence is MTFYISCKDPNETSAEAVNWKTVKVTASAYNSLAYQNQGNPKITAWGDTLKPGMKVIAISRDLMKKGLVYNTPVKIDGLSGIFFVKDKMHHRWRNKIDIYMGEDVQKAKNWGRKKISIQYLVQKDSLIENIE, encoded by the coding sequence ATGACGTTCTACATTAGTTGTAAAGACCCAAATGAAACTAGTGCTGAAGCTGTTAACTGGAAAACGGTAAAGGTCACGGCCAGTGCATATAATTCTTTGGCTTATCAGAATCAAGGAAACCCAAAGATAACGGCGTGGGGAGATACATTAAAACCGGGCATGAAGGTAATTGCTATTTCCCGTGATCTTATGAAAAAGGGGTTGGTGTACAATACCCCGGTTAAAATTGATGGCTTATCAGGGATATTTTTTGTGAAAGATAAAATGCACCATCGCTGGAGAAATAAAATTGATATCTACATGGGGGAAGATGTTCAAAAAGCAAAGAATTGGGGAAGAAAGAAAATAAGTATCCAATATCTTGTCCAAAAGGATTCTCTTATTGAGAATATAGAATAA
- a CDS encoding peptidylprolyl isomerase: MSQVKEKDTVKVHYTGKLADGQVFDSSEGKDPIEFTLGQGQLIPGFENGLIDMKLNEKKTINIPVQEAYGEPRKELVQEVEKSQLPPEITPEVGMGLVSKGPDGQEMNLLVAEVKEDTIVVDGNHPLAGKDLIFDLEVVEIK, from the coding sequence ATGAGTCAAGTTAAAGAGAAAGACACGGTAAAAGTACATTACACAGGAAAATTAGCAGATGGACAAGTTTTTGACAGTTCAGAAGGAAAAGACCCAATAGAATTCACTTTAGGTCAAGGTCAGTTAATTCCAGGTTTTGAGAATGGACTTATCGATATGAAATTGAACGAGAAAAAAACAATAAATATACCTGTGCAAGAAGCTTACGGGGAACCGCGTAAAGAATTGGTGCAGGAAGTAGAGAAAAGTCAGTTGCCACCGGAAATAACTCCAGAAGTTGGAATGGGACTTGTTTCTAAAGGGCCAGATGGACAAGAAATGAACCTTTTGGTTGCTGAAGTAAAAGAAGATACTATCGTAGTAGATGGAAATCATCCTCTAGCTGGAAAAGATCTTATTTTTGATCTTGAAGTAGTGGAGATTAAGTAA
- a CDS encoding N-formylglutamate amidohydrolase, with amino-acid sequence MKLVCTCEHGGNKVPEAYQSLFVHAADALKSHRGLDYGSLDLFEFCKPLSDFSKSNTISRLLIELNRSKHHPKLFSEFMASLSAADKSKLICEFYNPYRDEVEAEILQLIKKGEEVLHISFHSFTPSLKGTIRKADIGLLYDPSKNPEKEICKKWKDLLLMELPKFKVRFNSPYLGKADGFTTYLRKKFPDKYSGIELEVNQKFSKNNAFKSDLKTALYNSLSNLVNVLEHKKTS; translated from the coding sequence GTGAAATTGGTATGTACCTGTGAGCACGGAGGGAATAAGGTCCCGGAAGCATACCAAAGCTTATTTGTGCATGCTGCCGATGCCCTTAAGTCACACCGGGGCTTGGATTATGGTTCTTTAGATCTTTTTGAGTTTTGTAAACCTTTAAGTGATTTTTCGAAATCGAATACGATCAGTAGATTGTTGATTGAACTCAATCGATCCAAGCATCATCCTAAATTATTTTCAGAATTCATGGCTTCATTAAGTGCAGCAGATAAGTCAAAACTAATCTGTGAATTTTACAATCCTTATCGCGATGAAGTCGAAGCAGAAATTTTGCAACTGATTAAAAAAGGGGAGGAGGTACTGCATATTTCTTTTCACAGTTTTACACCCAGTTTAAAAGGAACTATTAGAAAGGCAGATATTGGATTATTATATGATCCATCAAAAAATCCAGAAAAAGAGATCTGTAAGAAATGGAAAGATTTATTGCTAATGGAATTACCTAAGTTTAAAGTTAGGTTTAACTCCCCATATTTGGGAAAGGCAGATGGTTTTACTACTTATTTACGAAAGAAATTTCCAGATAAGTATTCGGGCATCGAATTAGAGGTCAACCAAAAGTTTTCCAAAAACAATGCTTTTAAAAGTGATCTTAAAACTGCGCTTTATAATTCGTTATCGAACTTAGTGAACGTATTAGAGCATAAAAAAACCTCATAA
- a CDS encoding glutamate-cysteine ligase family protein encodes MNYRLFEVFGIELEYMVVKSSNLKIAPIVDKLMILKNGSITSDVSNGKIEWSNELVAHVVELKTNGPTKQLEDLDELFHQNILEINKLLLPEDAKLMPTASHPLMDPAKEMKLWEHHYSEIYSLYNKIFDCRGHGWSNVQSMHLNLPFFGNEEFGQLHAAIRILLPIIPALSASSPIFESKNTGFLDSRMEVYKTNQKEIPEMTGKVIPEQVFNKEDYIKQIFEPINKAIAPFDTDNILDKHFLNSRGAIARFDRNAIEIRVIDIQECPKADIALAVLIIETLKLLVSEELVSLEDQKNWHEDDLFTIFNDVIEDAENTQITNPKYLNLFDVDSECTAGELWKTLYLRVQERISPKHRKAIEFILANGSLATRILKGIFNDYSRATINAVYSKLVTCLETNNFYKP; translated from the coding sequence ATGAACTATCGGCTTTTTGAAGTTTTTGGGATAGAATTGGAATATATGGTGGTAAAGTCTTCCAACCTTAAGATTGCGCCAATTGTAGATAAATTAATGATCCTTAAAAATGGATCGATAACTTCGGACGTTTCCAATGGAAAAATAGAATGGAGCAATGAACTTGTGGCCCATGTGGTGGAGTTAAAGACCAACGGGCCCACAAAACAACTGGAAGATCTGGACGAATTGTTCCATCAAAACATTCTAGAGATCAATAAATTATTGCTCCCAGAAGACGCGAAATTAATGCCTACCGCTTCCCATCCACTTATGGATCCCGCAAAGGAAATGAAGCTTTGGGAGCATCATTATAGTGAGATCTATTCTTTATATAACAAGATTTTTGACTGTAGAGGACATGGTTGGAGCAATGTGCAAAGCATGCACCTTAATTTGCCATTTTTCGGGAACGAGGAGTTTGGGCAACTGCACGCTGCAATTAGGATCTTGCTCCCAATTATCCCGGCGCTTAGTGCCAGTTCTCCTATTTTTGAAAGCAAGAATACTGGATTTTTGGATAGTAGAATGGAAGTTTATAAAACCAATCAAAAGGAAATCCCCGAAATGACTGGTAAAGTGATCCCAGAGCAGGTATTTAATAAGGAGGATTATATAAAACAGATTTTTGAACCCATCAATAAAGCGATAGCACCTTTTGATACCGACAACATTCTGGACAAACATTTCCTTAATTCCCGTGGCGCAATAGCCAGGTTCGATAGAAATGCGATAGAGATAAGGGTGATTGATATTCAGGAATGCCCAAAAGCAGATATTGCACTTGCTGTTTTAATAATCGAAACCTTGAAGTTATTGGTTTCTGAAGAATTGGTGTCTCTAGAAGATCAGAAGAATTGGCATGAGGATGATCTGTTCACAATTTTTAACGATGTGATAGAAGATGCCGAAAATACTCAAATAACGAATCCCAAATATTTGAATTTATTTGATGTGGATTCAGAATGTACTGCTGGCGAATTATGGAAAACATTATATCTAAGGGTACAAGAGAGGATCTCTCCAAAACATAGAAAAGCTATTGAATTTATTTTGGCTAATGGAAGTTTAGCGACCAGAATTTTAAAAGGGATTTTTAACGATTATTCTCGTGCTACTATAAATGCTGTTTATTCTAAATTGGTTACTTGCTTAGAAACCAATAATTTCTACAAACCGTGA
- a CDS encoding RimK family protein encodes MKKLIVVSHPEKWKIAVDNIAVISAQDYLTNPKYSNLKKARVFNLCKDYSYQSKGYYVSLLAEARDHKAIPSVKNIVDLREPKLVKIVADDFDDLIQKSLKNIKSQEFILSIYFGQNVAQKYKELSTMFFRSFQIPFLRIHFNFTTKWHIKNIRAISESEIPEDHKESMHFFASEYFAKKRYDTAKSSSAAYDLAILVQPGDPAPPSNAKAIKKFMEIAEKMNFYVEVISPKELSRLSSFDALFIRQSTEVNNEAYAFARKAQQDEIALIDYPGAILKCCNKVYMAEALQNANIPTPKTVIVHKHNKKEVLTITGLPCVLKSPDSTFSFGVKKAKTEEEYYELVDSMLKKSDLIIAQEFSPSEYDWRIGILDLEPIFACRYYMAKGHWQIYNWNAAKKDDQDGNADCLPIEKVPKKVMDVALRSAKLMGLGLFGIDVKEVNGKPLVIEINDNPNIDAGVEDGYYGDEIYIKILSALKNRLEKK; translated from the coding sequence ATGAAAAAGTTAATTGTGGTAAGCCATCCTGAAAAATGGAAAATTGCTGTAGATAATATAGCAGTGATCTCTGCTCAGGATTATCTCACGAATCCTAAATATTCCAACCTTAAAAAAGCCAGGGTTTTTAATCTATGTAAAGATTATTCTTATCAATCTAAAGGATACTACGTCTCCTTACTTGCCGAAGCTAGGGATCATAAAGCCATTCCTTCAGTTAAAAATATTGTAGATCTGCGAGAACCTAAATTAGTTAAAATCGTGGCCGATGATTTTGATGATCTTATTCAGAAAAGCCTAAAAAATATAAAGTCCCAAGAATTTATTTTGAGTATTTATTTCGGGCAAAATGTGGCACAGAAATACAAAGAATTGAGCACCATGTTTTTTAGGTCTTTTCAGATCCCATTTTTAAGGATCCATTTTAATTTTACCACAAAATGGCATATTAAAAATATTCGTGCAATTTCAGAATCTGAAATCCCTGAAGACCATAAAGAAAGCATGCATTTTTTCGCTTCGGAATATTTTGCAAAAAAACGGTATGATACCGCAAAATCAAGTTCAGCCGCATATGACCTTGCCATCCTTGTGCAACCCGGAGATCCTGCACCTCCAAGCAACGCAAAGGCCATCAAGAAATTTATGGAAATCGCCGAAAAAATGAACTTCTATGTAGAAGTTATTTCGCCAAAAGAGCTTTCCAGATTATCTTCTTTTGATGCCTTGTTTATTAGGCAAAGTACCGAGGTGAATAATGAAGCTTACGCTTTTGCGAGAAAGGCGCAGCAGGACGAGATCGCATTAATAGATTATCCCGGGGCTATTTTAAAGTGCTGTAATAAAGTGTATATGGCAGAAGCTTTGCAGAATGCCAATATTCCAACACCTAAAACCGTAATTGTACATAAGCACAATAAAAAGGAAGTATTAACGATCACGGGATTGCCTTGTGTACTAAAATCTCCCGATTCCACTTTTTCTTTCGGAGTTAAAAAAGCAAAAACAGAAGAAGAGTATTATGAGTTGGTAGACAGTATGCTCAAGAAGTCGGATCTCATTATCGCACAGGAATTTTCTCCTTCAGAATATGATTGGAGAATTGGTATTTTAGATCTTGAACCCATTTTTGCCTGTAGATATTATATGGCAAAGGGACACTGGCAAATCTATAATTGGAATGCTGCCAAGAAAGATGACCAAGATGGGAATGCAGATTGTTTGCCTATTGAAAAAGTGCCAAAAAAAGTGATGGATGTTGCACTAAGATCGGCTAAACTTATGGGATTGGGATTATTTGGAATAGATGTGAAAGAAGTAAATGGAAAACCCTTGGTAATAGAAATAAATGACAACCCAAATATTGATGCCGGCGTAGAAGATGGATATTATGGCGATGAGATTTACATTAAAATCCTCTCCGCATTAAAAAACAGATTAGAAAAAAAATAA